A genome region from Altererythrobacter aquiaggeris includes the following:
- a CDS encoding L,D-transpeptidase family protein, translating into MDPMIKWIGGTTAAIAIIFGGASLAERLVAGDVPTANKAAPVLTMDEAIPAEGTGSGAAQSPQPGMVSDPVVQAKPGSSPGAAVRSPEKDERFVIKRILPINGPIKYGEWHWDEKGVPDGPLVMTVDLDARVISVFRGGYEIGAAAVLLGTQDHPTPLGTFPILSKERHNVSEKYDNAPMPYTLRLTSDGIAIHGSQVENGYASHGCVGTPNAFAAKVFAAAKRGDKVIITRGETMSIGESIL; encoded by the coding sequence ATGGACCCGATGATCAAATGGATTGGTGGAACGACCGCCGCGATTGCCATCATTTTTGGCGGCGCAAGCCTAGCGGAACGTTTGGTGGCCGGCGATGTGCCGACCGCAAACAAAGCTGCACCAGTTTTGACGATGGACGAAGCGATCCCCGCCGAGGGTACCGGTTCGGGCGCTGCACAGTCTCCGCAGCCCGGAATGGTATCCGACCCCGTCGTCCAGGCGAAACCCGGCTCCAGTCCCGGTGCTGCTGTCCGTTCCCCGGAAAAGGACGAACGGTTTGTCATTAAGCGAATCCTGCCGATCAACGGCCCGATCAAATATGGCGAGTGGCACTGGGATGAAAAAGGCGTGCCTGATGGCCCGTTGGTGATGACAGTCGACCTCGACGCCCGCGTTATTTCAGTCTTCCGCGGCGGATATGAGATTGGTGCGGCGGCGGTCCTGCTTGGTACCCAGGACCACCCCACACCGCTCGGCACATTCCCGATCCTTTCTAAGGAACGTCATAACGTTTCGGAGAAATACGATAACGCCCCGATGCCGTACACTTTGCGGCTTACATCGGACGGGATTGCGATTCATGGTTCGCAAGTAGAAAACGGCTATGCCAGCCATGGCTGCGTGGGAACGCCAAATGCATTCGCCGCAAAGGTTTTTGCAGCAGCCAAAAGGGGTGACAAAGTCATCATTACACGGGGCGAAACGATGTCGATCGGTGAATCGATCCTTTAG
- a CDS encoding phosphoenolpyruvate carboxylase, with protein MKTVANLTSRLQEMHLQTAETPIFNPVFQLSLELSRELEGGRLDLSDMANLVAELECDGLKSRATRLRRLVEPVEIQSNIDLSRGELNSDTSDFAAFREKWARPQLHAVFTAHPTFLMTDAQSQAVAASASRAAEIDDTSCAAPGDRPAITLEYEHERAMSAIANAASARDAIVTEVLRTARTKYPDDWHTLAPAPVRFASWVGYDMDGRTDIAWYTSLAFRLAEKAARVERYADSLEAIIADHPLIEKLRAAGEQAAGHSATFRTDLTDPAALSAAANRLTADNPDKLISLLPIIDQLDSEARGGDADTAVGLKTLTSAMRADGLGAGWVHFRVNAKQLHNGIRRRIDDDASLDLGSRGAMATLRHMLDEVQPLRTNFAALAIESSTAIRQFLAMAQILQHIDADAPIRMLIAECEQPATILASLYFAKLFGIEDKVDVSPLFETESALEHGGRFLDALLAEPSYREYAEKRGRVCIQTGFSDAGRFVGQIPASLAIERLQGRLADAMKANGLTGVAALIFNTHGESMGRGAHPASFADRLEWPLSPWTRRRFARAEIDLEPEVSFQGGDGYQFFATPELALATLSRIVQLKPAETDTDAPVDEFYRRTDLSLDFYRAIRTHQHRHLRSRTYSRAVTAFGLGMLNGTGSRVSRRQSDLAADRAMTLRQIRAIPHNAVLQQLGYPVNVIAGVGSAAEGNYEDIAALLKESPRGRQLMRLVRASNALASIKTVAAYGELFNSAYWASRPYRGTESHLSDACEALAEYLTKDDRTGVFRRLASRLRVDALKLHRLFALVPDEKPLDDREHVRRAIGVLQALRLALFQHMFLRAVGMPAFSRANDISREDVLEMVFSLRIDDALAQMRRAFPTRFSGVEDFAMDAPSDYPDGDGEGYAALHREYIDPIDQANQLALRISAAIANQFGAHG; from the coding sequence ATGAAAACCGTGGCAAACCTGACCAGCCGCCTGCAGGAAATGCACCTGCAAACTGCGGAGACCCCGATATTCAACCCCGTATTCCAACTCAGCCTCGAGCTATCCAGAGAACTTGAAGGAGGGCGTCTGGACTTGTCCGACATGGCGAATTTGGTCGCCGAACTGGAATGCGACGGGCTGAAATCTCGCGCGACGCGCCTCAGGCGGCTTGTCGAACCGGTTGAGATTCAAAGCAATATAGACCTGTCGCGCGGCGAACTGAATAGCGACACTAGTGATTTCGCGGCGTTTCGCGAAAAGTGGGCGCGCCCGCAGCTACACGCCGTCTTTACCGCGCACCCCACTTTCCTGATGACCGATGCTCAGTCGCAAGCCGTGGCAGCATCGGCATCACGAGCTGCCGAGATTGACGATACGTCCTGCGCGGCTCCCGGAGACAGGCCGGCCATCACGCTTGAGTATGAACATGAGCGCGCCATGTCGGCCATCGCTAATGCAGCCAGCGCCCGTGATGCCATCGTGACCGAAGTGCTTCGGACAGCCCGCACTAAATATCCTGACGATTGGCACACGCTTGCGCCAGCCCCGGTACGATTTGCCAGTTGGGTCGGATATGACATGGACGGGCGAACAGACATCGCATGGTACACGTCGCTGGCCTTCAGGCTGGCGGAAAAGGCCGCGCGGGTTGAACGCTACGCCGACAGTCTGGAAGCGATAATTGCAGATCATCCGCTGATAGAAAAACTGCGGGCGGCCGGCGAACAGGCCGCAGGCCATTCCGCAACCTTTCGGACAGACCTGACCGATCCTGCCGCACTGAGCGCAGCGGCCAACCGGCTTACTGCGGATAATCCGGACAAGCTGATCAGCCTTTTGCCGATTATTGACCAACTTGATAGCGAGGCACGTGGCGGTGACGCGGACACGGCGGTTGGACTCAAAACACTGACATCGGCGATGCGCGCAGACGGGCTCGGCGCTGGCTGGGTTCATTTTCGCGTCAATGCGAAACAGCTGCATAACGGTATCCGCCGCCGGATTGATGACGATGCATCGCTTGATCTTGGCAGCCGCGGCGCAATGGCAACGCTCAGGCACATGCTTGATGAGGTGCAACCGCTGCGTACCAATTTCGCCGCGCTGGCGATCGAAAGCAGCACGGCAATTCGCCAGTTTCTGGCGATGGCGCAAATATTGCAACATATTGACGCCGATGCACCGATCCGGATGTTGATTGCGGAATGCGAGCAGCCCGCCACGATCCTGGCATCGCTGTATTTTGCCAAACTATTCGGAATCGAGGACAAGGTCGATGTTTCGCCATTGTTCGAAACCGAAAGCGCTCTCGAACATGGCGGACGCTTCCTTGATGCGCTATTGGCCGAACCATCGTACCGCGAATACGCAGAAAAACGCGGGCGCGTGTGCATCCAGACCGGCTTTTCCGATGCCGGGCGGTTTGTCGGTCAAATCCCCGCCAGCCTCGCTATCGAGCGCCTGCAAGGCCGCTTGGCCGATGCGATGAAGGCCAACGGCCTGACCGGTGTTGCGGCGCTCATATTCAACACGCACGGGGAAAGCATGGGCCGCGGCGCGCATCCCGCCAGCTTTGCCGACCGCCTCGAATGGCCATTATCGCCCTGGACGCGCCGCCGGTTCGCACGGGCAGAAATCGATCTCGAACCCGAGGTCAGCTTTCAAGGCGGCGATGGTTATCAGTTCTTCGCAACACCTGAACTGGCGCTCGCGACTCTCTCGAGGATAGTCCAGCTCAAGCCTGCCGAAACCGACACTGACGCTCCAGTTGACGAATTTTACCGCCGCACCGATCTCAGCCTCGACTTTTATCGCGCAATTCGGACGCACCAGCACAGGCATTTGCGGTCAAGAACCTATTCGCGGGCAGTTACCGCCTTCGGGCTGGGCATGCTGAATGGAACAGGCAGCCGGGTATCCAGGCGGCAATCCGATCTGGCTGCCGACCGGGCAATGACGCTAAGACAAATTCGGGCAATTCCGCATAACGCCGTGCTCCAGCAGCTTGGCTATCCGGTGAATGTCATTGCCGGTGTGGGCAGTGCTGCAGAAGGCAACTACGAAGATATTGCAGCATTGCTCAAGGAATCGCCGCGTGGCCGCCAGCTTATGCGGCTCGTCCGCGCATCCAATGCTTTGGCCAGTATCAAGACCGTTGCGGCCTATGGCGAATTGTTCAATTCCGCCTATTGGGCCAGCCGTCCCTATCGCGGGACCGAAAGCCATTTGTCCGATGCGTGCGAGGCATTGGCGGAATATCTTACCAAGGACGACCGCACCGGGGTGTTTCGCCGTCTCGCGTCACGGCTGCGTGTTGATGCATTAAAGCTGCACCGCCTTTTTGCTCTGGTCCCCGATGAAAAACCGCTCGACGACCGCGAGCATGTCCGCCGCGCCATCGGCGTGCTGCAGGCGCTGCGTCTGGCATTGTTCCAGCATATGTTCCTGCGAGCTGTCGGGATGCCTGCGTTTAGCCGGGCCAATGATATCAGCCGCGAAGATGTGCTGGAAATGGTCTTCAGCTTGCGGATTGACGATGCCTTGGCCCAGATGCGCCGGGCATTCCCGACCAGATTTTCGGGCGTGGAAGATTTCGCGATGGATGCCCCCAGCGACTATCCTGATGGCGACGGAGAAGGATATGCAGCATTGCACCGCGAATACATCGATCCCATCGATCAGGCGAACCAGCTGGCATTGAGAATTAGCGCAGCAATCGCAAACCAGTTCGGCGCGCACGGTTAG
- the eda gene encoding bifunctional 4-hydroxy-2-oxoglutarate aldolase/2-dehydro-3-deoxy-phosphogluconate aldolase, which translates to MTDIAAIMTTAPVIPVLVVDDIGQARPLAHALVSGGLRVLEVTLRTPAALEVIRAMREVEGAIVGAGTVTNPRELDQALEAGSEFIVSPGLTDKLGQAAIATGVPFLPGIANAGDIMRGLDLGLTHFKFFPATAAGGIPALAALAAPFGQVRFCPTGGISAETAPDWLGMDHVLCVGGSWIAPRGTSDYVGVAETARKAAAFAT; encoded by the coding sequence ATGACCGATATCGCTGCCATCATGACCACAGCACCGGTTATCCCTGTTCTGGTGGTGGACGACATCGGTCAGGCCCGGCCGCTGGCCCACGCCCTTGTCAGCGGCGGGCTCCGGGTTCTCGAAGTGACTTTGCGCACACCCGCCGCGCTCGAAGTGATCAGGGCGATGCGCGAGGTGGAGGGTGCGATTGTCGGTGCCGGTACAGTCACCAATCCGCGCGAATTGGATCAGGCACTGGAGGCTGGCAGCGAATTTATCGTCTCGCCGGGTCTGACCGACAAGCTGGGCCAGGCTGCTATCGCAACGGGCGTTCCGTTTCTGCCGGGCATCGCGAACGCCGGAGATATCATGCGCGGACTTGATTTGGGGCTGACCCACTTCAAATTTTTCCCTGCGACCGCCGCCGGCGGGATTCCTGCGCTCGCAGCGCTGGCTGCACCATTCGGTCAGGTCCGATTTTGCCCAACCGGTGGTATTTCGGCAGAAACCGCGCCCGACTGGCTCGGCATGGACCATGTGCTGTGTGTTGGCGGCAGCTGGATCGCACCGCGCGGGACATCCGATTATGTCGGGGTTGCAGAAACGGCCAGAAAAGCCGCGGCGTTCGCAACATGA
- the glk gene encoding glucokinase → MTQIVTVDIGGTHARFAIAEIGDNGQISLGEPDTLHTKDHASFQTAWEHFKSRQGGKLPDAVAIAIAGHIGGDVIRFTNNPWILRPARIREKLGVSRYALVNDFGAVGHAVARAEPQHFMHLAGPDIPLTDDGTISVLGPGTGLGVAHVWRGPNGAYRVQATEGGHMDFAPLDSIEDAILARLRKRHDRVSVERVVAGPAIVSIYQTLAAMEGRAIADQDDLEIWTRGMSSQDTLAGAAVDRFCLSLGSIAGDIALAQGGFGGVVIAGGLGYRIRDTLLSSGFAERFRAKGRFERLMSDIPVKLIIHPQPGLFGAAAAFAKEHFA, encoded by the coding sequence GTGACCCAGATTGTCACCGTCGATATCGGGGGGACGCACGCTCGGTTTGCCATCGCTGAGATCGGCGATAATGGCCAAATATCTTTGGGCGAACCGGACACCCTGCACACCAAAGACCATGCCAGTTTCCAGACTGCGTGGGAGCATTTCAAGTCTCGGCAGGGCGGTAAATTGCCCGATGCGGTCGCAATTGCAATTGCCGGACATATCGGCGGCGATGTAATCCGCTTCACCAACAACCCGTGGATTCTGAGGCCTGCACGCATCAGGGAAAAGCTCGGTGTTTCGCGATATGCGCTGGTGAATGATTTTGGCGCCGTGGGTCACGCGGTCGCCCGGGCAGAGCCGCAGCACTTCATGCACCTTGCAGGTCCAGACATTCCGCTAACCGACGATGGCACAATCTCTGTGCTTGGCCCAGGCACCGGGCTGGGCGTCGCACATGTCTGGCGCGGGCCCAATGGCGCTTACCGCGTTCAGGCCACCGAAGGAGGCCATATGGATTTCGCCCCGCTGGATTCCATCGAAGATGCCATATTGGCGCGCCTTCGCAAGCGGCACGACAGGGTATCGGTCGAACGGGTTGTCGCAGGCCCGGCAATCGTCTCCATTTACCAGACGCTTGCCGCCATGGAAGGCAGGGCCATCGCCGACCAAGACGATCTTGAAATCTGGACCAGAGGAATGTCTTCGCAGGATACTTTGGCCGGCGCGGCGGTTGACCGGTTCTGCCTGTCGCTCGGTAGCATAGCGGGCGATATTGCGCTGGCCCAAGGCGGCTTTGGCGGGGTCGTTATCGCCGGAGGGCTAGGTTACCGAATTCGTGATACGCTGTTGTCATCGGGATTTGCAGAACGTTTCCGTGCCAAGGGACGGTTCGAAAGGCTCATGTCCGACATCCCCGTCAAACTGATCATCCATCCCCAGCCGGGCCTCTTCGGCGCCGCCGCTGCTTTCGCCAAGGAACACTTCGCATGA
- the edd gene encoding phosphogluconate dehydratase yields the protein MNELHPTLVKVTQRIIDKSRDSRRRYIETVERGLQNQPDRSSVSCSNLAHAFAGAQVDQLALKTLAGPNIGIVSAYNDMLSAHQPYGRYPERLKVYAREIGATAQVAGATPAMCDGVTQGEDGMELSLFSRDVIALSTGIALSHAMYDGMLMLGICDKIVPGLLIGALRFGHLPAIFVPSGPMPSGLPNKQKQQVRQLYAEGKATRADLLESESASYHSPGTCTFYGTANSNQMMMELMGLHLPGAAFIQPGTKLRQALDREAVHRVVAIGHGGSDYRPLGRCVDEKAIINAAVGLLATGGSTNHAIHIPAMARAAGVQIDWTDISELSGAVPLLASVYPNGPGDVNHFHNAGGIGYIIGELLENGLAHADILTVGGSSLADYAKEPGLDGDSLVWRDIGASADDAMLRTVANPFHADGGMRLVQGNLGRACFKTSAIGRERYTVEAPCRVFSTQQAVAEAFKKGELDRDVVVVVRFQGPRANGMPELHALTPPLGVLQDRGYKVALVTDGRMSGASGRVPAAIHCSPEALGGGPLSFLQDGDIVRLCAVDGTLATTADLTGRSPASAAEETTGMGRELFAMFRAGADDAERGGSAVLAGAGL from the coding sequence ATGAATGAACTGCACCCAACTCTTGTCAAGGTCACGCAGAGGATCATCGACAAATCGCGGGATTCGCGAAGGCGCTATATCGAAACGGTTGAACGCGGACTGCAAAATCAGCCGGACCGCTCCTCGGTCAGCTGCAGCAATCTGGCCCATGCTTTCGCTGGTGCGCAGGTTGACCAGCTGGCTTTGAAAACCTTGGCCGGACCAAACATCGGGATTGTCTCTGCCTACAACGATATGCTTTCCGCCCATCAGCCCTACGGCCGATACCCCGAACGCCTTAAAGTTTACGCGCGCGAAATTGGTGCGACAGCGCAGGTCGCCGGGGCAACGCCGGCGATGTGCGACGGGGTCACCCAGGGCGAAGATGGTATGGAACTGTCGCTGTTCAGCCGCGATGTTATTGCGCTAAGTACCGGTATCGCACTGAGCCATGCGATGTATGACGGCATGTTGATGCTGGGTATTTGTGACAAAATCGTCCCCGGCCTTCTGATCGGTGCGCTAAGGTTTGGCCATCTGCCGGCGATCTTTGTGCCAAGCGGGCCGATGCCGTCCGGCCTTCCCAATAAACAAAAGCAGCAGGTTCGGCAGCTATATGCAGAAGGCAAGGCAACGCGGGCCGATTTGCTGGAAAGTGAAAGCGCAAGTTACCATTCGCCCGGAACTTGCACATTTTACGGTACGGCCAACTCGAACCAGATGATGATGGAATTGATGGGGCTGCACCTGCCCGGTGCCGCCTTCATCCAGCCGGGCACGAAGCTGCGTCAGGCTCTGGACCGGGAAGCTGTCCACCGCGTGGTGGCTATCGGTCACGGCGGCAGCGATTATCGCCCGCTGGGCCGCTGCGTCGACGAAAAAGCGATCATCAATGCCGCGGTTGGCCTGCTCGCCACCGGCGGTTCGACGAACCATGCGATCCACATTCCCGCGATGGCGCGGGCAGCGGGTGTCCAGATCGACTGGACGGATATTTCCGAGCTGTCCGGTGCAGTGCCGCTGCTCGCCAGCGTTTATCCTAATGGCCCGGGCGATGTGAACCATTTCCACAATGCGGGCGGGATTGGATATATCATCGGCGAATTGCTGGAAAACGGGCTCGCGCACGCTGACATACTGACCGTCGGTGGCAGCAGTCTGGCCGACTATGCCAAGGAGCCGGGCCTCGATGGCGACAGCCTGGTTTGGCGCGATATCGGCGCAAGTGCTGACGACGCCATGCTACGAACGGTTGCAAATCCTTTTCATGCTGATGGCGGGATGCGGCTGGTGCAGGGCAATCTCGGTCGTGCCTGTTTCAAAACCAGTGCGATCGGCCGCGAACGTTACACGGTGGAGGCACCGTGCCGTGTGTTCTCTACCCAGCAGGCTGTGGCCGAGGCGTTCAAAAAGGGCGAACTTGACCGTGATGTGGTCGTCGTGGTGCGGTTTCAGGGGCCACGCGCCAACGGAATGCCCGAACTCCACGCGCTAACCCCACCGCTGGGCGTTTTACAGGATCGCGGCTACAAGGTTGCGCTTGTAACAGATGGCCGTATGTCCGGCGCGAGCGGGCGGGTACCCGCGGCGATCCATTGTTCGCCCGAAGCGCTTGGCGGCGGCCCGCTGTCCTTTTTGCAGGACGGCGACATCGTGCGGCTTTGCGCGGTGGACGGCACGCTTGCCACGACCGCTGACCTTACCGGCCGCTCTCCTGCATCGGCTGCCGAAGAAACGACCGGTATGGGACGCGAATTGTTCGCGATGTTCCGCGCTGGGGCCGATGATGCAGAACGCGGCGGCTCAGCTGTGCTTGCGGGAGCGGGTTTGTGA
- the zwf gene encoding glucose-6-phosphate dehydrogenase → MNFTADRLLLFGATGDLAQRMLLPSLCALEADGLLHPELRIIGTARSEFDDAGYRNLAREALEKYMPADRRGSVAQFLNRLRYQPLDATTLDGFEELADKVGKPGEGLAIFLSTAPGLFKPTIEGLQQSGLTGDKVRIGLEKPLGTDLASSCEINNAVAAAFTEDRIFRIDHYLGKETVQNLLALRFANIMFEPLWNAAHIDHVQITVAETVGLEGRVAFYDDAGALRDMVQNHMLQLLALVAMEPPGNFDATAVRDEKVKVLRALRPVEDAQTVTGQYRAGAVNGSAVPGYDDELGKNSDTETFVAIKAHVDNWRWKGVPFYLRTGKRLPRRVTEIVVQFRCVPHSIFAEKGAKMRPNRLVIGIQPEENVSLSLMAKVPGLDRDGIRLRSIPLDITMPDAFSGKHRRIAYERLLLDLVVGDQTLFVRRDEVEAQWEWIDAIRSVWSDQSQEPKTYTAGSWGPSSAIALAERDGVTWNE, encoded by the coding sequence ATGAATTTCACGGCCGACCGCTTGCTTCTGTTCGGGGCGACAGGTGACCTGGCTCAGCGTATGCTGCTGCCATCGCTTTGCGCACTCGAAGCAGACGGACTTCTCCATCCGGAATTGCGAATTATCGGTACCGCCCGGTCCGAATTTGATGACGCCGGGTATCGTAATCTAGCCCGGGAAGCGCTCGAGAAATACATGCCCGCAGACCGCCGCGGCAGCGTGGCGCAATTTCTCAATCGCCTGAGATACCAGCCACTCGACGCCACCACGCTCGATGGATTTGAAGAACTTGCGGACAAGGTCGGCAAGCCAGGTGAAGGCTTGGCAATCTTTCTTTCTACTGCACCCGGCCTGTTCAAACCCACGATCGAAGGATTGCAGCAAAGCGGGCTCACCGGTGACAAGGTTCGCATCGGCCTCGAAAAGCCGCTTGGCACCGATCTGGCTTCAAGCTGCGAAATAAATAACGCGGTCGCTGCGGCCTTCACCGAGGACCGCATTTTCCGGATCGATCACTATCTGGGCAAGGAAACGGTCCAGAACCTGCTCGCGCTACGGTTTGCGAACATCATGTTCGAACCGTTGTGGAACGCGGCACATATCGATCATGTCCAGATCACCGTTGCTGAAACTGTCGGCCTTGAAGGACGCGTGGCATTTTATGACGATGCGGGCGCGCTGCGCGATATGGTCCAGAACCATATGCTGCAATTGCTTGCGCTGGTTGCAATGGAACCTCCAGGCAATTTCGATGCAACTGCCGTCCGCGATGAAAAGGTGAAGGTATTGCGCGCACTGCGCCCCGTCGAAGACGCACAAACTGTGACCGGGCAATATCGCGCCGGCGCGGTTAATGGCAGCGCGGTGCCGGGGTATGACGATGAACTTGGCAAGAATTCGGACACCGAAACATTTGTCGCGATCAAGGCGCATGTCGATAATTGGCGCTGGAAAGGTGTTCCGTTTTACCTGCGCACGGGCAAGCGCCTGCCCCGCCGTGTGACCGAGATTGTTGTACAGTTCCGCTGCGTCCCGCATTCGATATTTGCCGAAAAAGGCGCGAAGATGAGGCCAAACAGACTGGTAATCGGCATCCAGCCTGAGGAAAATGTCAGCCTTTCCCTGATGGCCAAGGTGCCCGGGCTGGACCGTGATGGCATCCGCTTGCGCAGCATTCCGCTCGATATAACCATGCCTGATGCCTTTTCCGGCAAGCACCGCCGGATCGCTTATGAGCGGCTGTTGCTGGATCTGGTGGTCGGTGACCAGACGTTATTCGTCCGCCGCGACGAGGTGGAGGCGCAGTGGGAATGGATCGACGCTATCCGTTCCGTATGGTCGGACCAATCGCAGGAGCCAAAAACCTATACTGCCGGGAGCTGGGGCCCGAGTTCGGCAATCGCACTGGCTGAACGTGACGGGGTGACCTGGAATGAATGA
- a CDS encoding transglutaminase family protein: MLQFEAAAIPEQRIISSETKLGRSDHCVRVPAQDDIGNRLMLRINGKYAIDYDAEVQVERKIPDLATLARMAPHELPGETIQYLLDSRYCQADKFQPFVQAEFGGVEGGAKIAAMRDWIESHFTYVPGSSSPETTALDSFVERRGVCRDYTHVMVTLARAAGFPARYCSVFAPGVEPPDFHAVAEVFLADSDGVGGTWQLVDATGMADADETVKIGVGRDAADVSFMTTFGMAELIYKEVSVTS; this comes from the coding sequence ATGCTGCAGTTTGAAGCTGCGGCAATTCCCGAACAGCGGATTATTTCCAGCGAAACAAAACTGGGCAGGTCGGACCACTGCGTGCGCGTTCCGGCGCAGGACGATATCGGCAATCGCCTGATGCTGAGAATTAATGGCAAATATGCGATTGATTACGATGCCGAAGTGCAGGTCGAACGCAAAATTCCCGATCTCGCCACTCTGGCACGCATGGCACCGCACGAATTGCCCGGTGAAACGATCCAGTATCTGCTCGATTCCCGCTATTGTCAGGCCGACAAGTTCCAACCCTTTGTCCAAGCGGAATTTGGCGGCGTGGAAGGCGGCGCAAAGATTGCCGCAATGCGCGACTGGATCGAAAGCCATTTTACCTATGTGCCGGGTAGTTCAAGCCCTGAAACCACAGCACTTGACAGTTTTGTGGAACGGCGCGGCGTCTGCCGCGACTACACCCATGTGATGGTTACGCTGGCGCGTGCGGCAGGTTTTCCAGCACGCTATTGCAGCGTTTTTGCCCCTGGTGTAGAACCCCCGGATTTCCATGCGGTGGCTGAGGTGTTTCTCGCCGATTCAGACGGCGTTGGCGGGACATGGCAATTGGTCGATGCGACCGGAATGGCTGATGCGGATGAAACGGTAAAAATCGGGGTCGGGAGAGATGCGGCTGACGTCAGCTTCATGACAACCTTCGGAATGGCAGAGCTTATCTACAAGGAAGTTTCTGTAACAAGCTGA
- the rimO gene encoding 30S ribosomal protein S12 methylthiotransferase RimO, with protein sequence MTDITTTLPDQKKIGLVSLGCPKALVDSERILTRLRADGYAMSPDYAGADVVLVNTCGFLDSAKEESLAAIGEAIAENGRVIVTGCMGDDADAIRAAHPQVLAITGAHQYEDVVEAVHEVAPPSQGPYVDLIPQPDIKLTPRHYSYLKISEGCNHSCAFCIIPDLRGKLASRRIDAVLREAEKLVAAGTRELLVISQDTSAYGVDTRHEPKPWKGRQVRAHMTDLARELGQLQTPEGQTPWTRLHYVYPYPHVDAVIPLMAEGLLTPYLDIPFQHASPSVLRAMKRPANEAKVLERLKSWREICPEIAVRSSFVVGFPGETEDDFKYLIDWLEEAQLDRVGAFRFEPVAGAQANALPNPVAEDIKEERYARLMEVTARISAAKLTAKIGKILPVIIDDVGEADEDGDVGATGRSQADAPEIDGNVFLRNVPATLSAGDFVDVHIEDSDAHDLFGVIS encoded by the coding sequence ATGACGGATATTACAACCACCCTTCCCGATCAGAAAAAGATCGGCCTGGTCTCGCTCGGCTGCCCCAAGGCATTGGTTGATAGCGAGCGGATCCTGACGCGGCTGCGCGCTGACGGCTATGCGATGAGCCCGGATTACGCCGGTGCCGATGTAGTTCTGGTGAACACTTGCGGATTTCTTGATAGCGCCAAGGAAGAAAGCCTTGCAGCAATCGGTGAAGCAATTGCTGAAAACGGCCGGGTAATCGTCACCGGGTGCATGGGTGATGATGCAGACGCCATTCGCGCTGCGCATCCGCAAGTTCTGGCTATAACCGGCGCCCACCAATATGAAGATGTGGTCGAGGCTGTCCACGAGGTTGCACCGCCCTCGCAGGGTCCGTATGTCGATCTGATCCCGCAGCCCGATATCAAACTGACACCGCGCCATTACAGTTATCTGAAAATTTCCGAAGGCTGCAACCATTCTTGCGCGTTCTGCATCATCCCCGACCTGCGCGGCAAACTCGCCAGTCGGCGGATTGATGCGGTGCTGCGCGAGGCAGAAAAGCTCGTCGCTGCGGGCACCAGAGAATTGCTGGTCATTTCGCAGGACACTTCCGCTTACGGGGTCGACACGCGCCACGAGCCAAAACCGTGGAAGGGCCGCCAAGTTCGCGCGCACATGACCGACCTGGCGCGCGAACTCGGACAATTGCAGACACCTGAAGGCCAGACCCCGTGGACGCGTCTGCACTATGTTTACCCGTACCCGCACGTCGATGCGGTCATCCCGCTGATGGCTGAAGGATTGTTGACCCCCTATCTGGACATACCGTTCCAACACGCATCTCCGTCTGTCCTCAGGGCAATGAAACGTCCGGCGAACGAAGCCAAGGTGCTGGAACGACTGAAAAGCTGGCGTGAAATCTGTCCTGAAATTGCTGTGCGATCCAGTTTCGTCGTCGGCTTCCCCGGCGAAACCGAAGATGATTTCAAATATCTGATCGACTGGCTGGAAGAAGCGCAGCTCGACAGAGTGGGCGCGTTCCGTTTTGAACCTGTTGCAGGCGCACAGGCCAATGCTCTCCCCAATCCGGTCGCCGAAGACATCAAGGAAGAACGCTACGCCCGGCTGATGGAAGTTACTGCACGGATCAGCGCGGCCAAATTGACGGCAAAAATCGGTAAGATCCTGCCGGTTATCATAGATGACGTAGGAGAGGCAGACGAGGACGGAGACGTTGGCGCCACCGGGCGTAGCCAGGCCGATGCTCCCGAAATCGACGGCAATGTCTTTCTGCGGAATGTGCCTGCAACGCTTTCGGCTGGAGATTTCGTCGACGTCCACATCGAAGATTCCGATGCCCATGATTTATTCGGCGTAATTTCGTGA